One region of Marivirga arenosa genomic DNA includes:
- a CDS encoding response regulator transcription factor produces the protein MKEHSVFIIDDHKIVRDGIKAILLGFPEFSVVGEATSGTEAKVKLKQLELPSIAFVDLRLPDCNGSVLIKDLMAIKNDLRCILLTAEPNALDLKRAQHAGAYGFLGKDIESDEYIRALSTVASGKRYISQSFSNLLIEDNADLSIRELEVLQLISEGLPYKQIADRLSISSRTVESHKNNLLKKLDVTTPIELVKQALKIGLIKG, from the coding sequence ATGAAGGAGCATTCTGTTTTTATTATAGACGATCATAAAATTGTAAGGGATGGCATTAAAGCAATCTTGCTTGGGTTTCCCGAGTTCTCCGTGGTAGGGGAAGCGACATCTGGTACCGAAGCCAAGGTAAAATTAAAACAGCTAGAGCTACCTTCTATCGCGTTTGTGGATTTACGTTTGCCAGACTGTAACGGATCCGTTCTCATTAAAGACTTGATGGCAATAAAAAATGACTTACGGTGCATATTACTCACAGCAGAGCCTAATGCACTAGATTTAAAAAGAGCGCAGCATGCAGGAGCGTATGGTTTTCTGGGTAAAGACATTGAATCTGATGAGTATATAAGAGCACTGTCAACTGTCGCATCAGGAAAGAGGTATATTTCACAATCTTTTAGCAATTTGCTCATTGAAGACAATGCTGACCTCAGCATTCGAGAACTTGAAGTTCTGCAACTCATTTCCGAAGGACTCCCCTACAAGCAGATTGCAGACCGCCTATCAATTAGTTCTCGTACTGTAGAGTCTCACAAAAATAATCTCCTAAAAAAATTGGATGTCACGACCCCGATAGAACTTGTGAAGCAAGCCCTAAAGATCGGTTTAATAAAGGGATAA
- a CDS encoding tetratricopeptide repeat-containing sensor histidine kinase: MKKLTLSILLWFFLCSFSLAFQIPDSVEVELNQVVGVENKINFLLEYADQALKINNGLHYQLANEAKRLALTTNDENLIAKAEKQIGLNIQSQNLLDSARNHFLLMIDKYGEALEDKILAGLYIEIGATYYYEANDKMAIEYWKRANRIIEKLNDTKLLAKLSNNIGATYGYLGDYKNAIYYLKNAIKYKQQLGDSASLASSYHNLGIYTSELASYDSARYYFYKSLEIKKKYNDKKGLAKTYNSLAVLFSDEEKYDSALFYNSKVLALDLEIGDSIAYSIDIGNRAGYYLKTSRFKEGIQTATKSIQLLKDVKAKSDMYKVIAQLYEGAGQYKKATENWANYAELNDSIISAERAQSLQELQVQFDTELKESEIAKLESENKIQRLQQQKDRQSKIMLIAILSAVAIIAILLFRSFKKENSAKKLLDQQNKELKELNFTKDRLFSIIGHDLKSPLSSFHTITKSLTENWDKLEKEQLKSFIESLRDSSKEVHEMMDNLLRWALSQTGQLNYKPQLLEPNVVVDDAIKQLEVAIQANGLILNRKYNSSASIQADQDYLKIILRNLLSNAIKFSSMGKSIDLIIDENERYSTISIKDYGVGMSESEVALILSENGSVHDIKNSDKKGTGLGVTLSKELLQKMGAKMEIESEQNSGTTFKLLFPKAA, encoded by the coding sequence ATGAAAAAATTAACTCTATCGATTCTTCTATGGTTTTTTCTTTGCTCTTTCAGCCTTGCATTTCAAATTCCGGATAGCGTTGAGGTTGAATTGAACCAAGTAGTGGGAGTGGAGAATAAGATTAACTTTTTGCTTGAGTATGCAGATCAGGCCCTAAAGATTAATAATGGGCTTCATTATCAGCTAGCAAATGAAGCTAAAAGGCTTGCATTAACAACTAATGACGAGAACCTTATAGCGAAGGCCGAAAAGCAAATAGGGCTTAATATTCAATCCCAAAATTTGCTTGATTCGGCCAGGAATCATTTCCTTCTGATGATCGATAAGTATGGTGAAGCATTAGAAGACAAAATTCTTGCTGGATTGTACATTGAAATAGGAGCTACTTATTACTATGAAGCGAATGATAAAATGGCCATTGAATATTGGAAGCGAGCTAATCGTATTATCGAAAAGCTAAACGATACAAAGTTGCTAGCCAAGTTAAGCAATAATATAGGGGCCACCTACGGCTACTTGGGCGACTATAAAAATGCAATTTATTATCTAAAAAATGCGATTAAGTATAAGCAGCAGCTAGGCGATAGCGCTTCTTTAGCTTCATCTTACCATAACCTGGGTATTTATACTTCAGAGTTGGCTTCATATGATTCGGCTCGCTATTATTTTTATAAGTCTCTTGAAATCAAGAAAAAATATAATGACAAGAAAGGCTTAGCGAAAACCTATAACAGTTTGGCAGTACTATTTAGTGATGAAGAAAAATACGATTCAGCTTTGTTCTATAATTCTAAAGTATTGGCTTTGGATTTGGAAATTGGTGACTCAATAGCCTACTCGATTGATATTGGTAACAGAGCAGGATATTACTTGAAAACATCAAGGTTTAAGGAGGGGATTCAAACAGCAACTAAATCGATTCAACTTCTAAAAGATGTAAAAGCCAAAAGTGATATGTATAAAGTCATTGCACAATTATATGAAGGTGCAGGTCAATACAAAAAGGCGACTGAAAATTGGGCGAATTATGCGGAATTAAATGATTCCATTATCAGTGCTGAGCGTGCACAATCCTTGCAGGAATTGCAAGTACAATTTGATACAGAGCTAAAAGAATCAGAAATAGCTAAACTGGAGAGTGAAAATAAGATCCAGCGTCTTCAACAGCAGAAGGATAGGCAGTCTAAAATCATGCTTATTGCTATTCTTAGTGCAGTAGCTATCATTGCAATACTGTTATTTCGAAGTTTCAAAAAAGAAAATAGTGCAAAGAAACTGCTTGATCAGCAGAATAAAGAACTCAAAGAGCTCAACTTCACTAAAGATCGACTCTTTTCCATTATTGGACATGATTTAAAAAGCCCCTTAAGTTCGTTTCACACCATTACGAAAAGTCTAACTGAAAACTGGGACAAGCTAGAGAAAGAACAACTGAAATCGTTCATTGAAAGCCTGCGTGACTCCTCCAAAGAGGTGCATGAAATGATGGATAATTTACTTCGTTGGGCGCTTTCACAAACGGGTCAACTCAACTATAAACCACAGCTATTAGAACCAAATGTAGTGGTAGATGATGCAATTAAACAATTAGAGGTTGCCATTCAAGCCAATGGTCTTATCCTAAATAGGAAATATAATTCTTCAGCAAGTATTCAAGCGGATCAAGATTATTTAAAAATAATTTTACGAAATCTCTTAAGCAACGCCATAAAATTCTCCTCTATGGGTAAATCCATAGATTTAATTATTGATGAAAACGAGCGCTACAGTACCATAAGTATCAAGGATTATGGAGTTGGTATGTCGGAATCTGAAGTAGCCCTCATTTTAAGTGAAAACGGGTCAGTTCATGATATTAAAAATTCCGATAAAAAAGGTACTGGATTAGGCGTAACCCTGTCAAAAGAGCTTCTACAGAAAATGGGTGCTAAAATGGAAATAGAAAGTGAGCAAAATTCAGGTACAACATTTAAATTATTATTCCCCAAAGCCGCATGA
- a CDS encoding YkvA family protein, whose product MIKNLVAWYVKALIIFVLAYAFSPIDLIPDFIPILGILDDLVLLPILIFFIIKLIPKDVMAYCRALAKEHEFTNQKNWFFGILVILLWTALIFWALMFYVNRESLF is encoded by the coding sequence TTGATTAAGAATTTAGTTGCCTGGTATGTAAAGGCATTAATCATTTTTGTTTTAGCCTATGCTTTTAGCCCAATTGATTTAATTCCTGACTTCATTCCTATACTGGGAATTTTAGATGACCTTGTTCTTCTTCCAATTTTAATTTTTTTCATTATCAAACTCATTCCCAAAGATGTAATGGCGTATTGCCGTGCTTTGGCAAAAGAACATGAGTTTACTAATCAAAAAAATTGGTTCTTCGGAATACTGGTAATCTTATTATGGACCGCCTTAATATTTTGGGCGTTAATGTTTTACGTAAATCGGGAATCCCTTTTTTAA
- a CDS encoding translocation/assembly module TamB domain-containing protein produces the protein MKRTAKIISYIVASIVLLFVVFIFSLRIPSVQQKITNYATNYVSDKTHTKFEINKLYITFLGAAQIEGIYVEDQRNDTLLYAKSILVDLAWKPLIDGNIYVKSLELDGLTARVYNQLPDSSFNYQFIIEAFSSEQNTKQNEKSENTSPTSIIVDNITLNNIDLGYKNIAVGLKTYLKLKKLKLAFSDFNLDSMEFNVDNFVISGLNGGYSQVKPFSESVNDTSEVILPKIKLSTLNFRDINLRYNTAFDSLNINSFINFIKLENAQLNLKTNSLSIGSFDNQIDHFHMTLGQTNDSSSSEKNKAPSKFEFPDYQFQFDKFNFNLADLIIKSFPNSQPSPYFNPDYLAYQNIGFHIDEGRYKPNNINISSFQFNAKDQDQFQLKTLSGGIILDNNTISISDINLETNHSILQSNLKVKYNSIDSLIKGSFHKTDFNLKVQLPTSLNIRDAYYFSPDLAKDSTIIALSKSPIKIYGGIKGNENSLDVEQLHLLYGKESSLSIKSEINNWQNVENLSASIQNLNLNTSISDFNDLIPFKYPDHYPKKVELNAKGNYKNGIISTDLIAFLDKKSSIDIKGNYNTNTPSDYKAQIKLSKLELGKWLQDTVKFNTADIDLKVEGEGLIPKDMNTNLNMAINNFSYLSNQMESISLNASLIKNEFILNTDYSDAIADLSFKTTGYIDTVKQKLNINADIKKLDLFAFGIADSAVFAATKTDINIELDSAYQLITGNITDTKITSTNQSYSFPPLLFETNNSTINSYAYLSLDESFIDIKLNHSFQELSNYNLEASKLQKAKIFEVDNTENPMDLSFNLNLKDNQSISSLLPADVNFKPVVGKGKYNSENELIDFNLSIEKFHYGNIDLDSLSIKLDNSADEFHINTNFKRINSGDISIFPTQLSTDITPEKAFFNLFMQDEMADSLFSVNAVALRKTDSLFWSIKNENLILNAEKWKIHPENEIYFDASSVKIQNLIFERNKQYFELKTTINNAITSLNLDFENFRIENIFAIINAEESPVNGILDGDIHLNNLKDLNSFTSDLKIDSLKIYNTAVGVLNVNAQQNKENRYQFNVNSVGEVSLRSEGWLDLNDELPTFDIKLDMDSVSLPFLASFSEGLIRETSGNLIGKFNIKGNTENFDYSGNLKFESASLFFPYLNMAYELPDEEINLKNEKIVLNNFTILDQQKNKLVLNGRFTTKNIFNPTFDLKLKAENFQLLNTTQKESDLFYGQAFFNADLNWVGSLNQSKLQANIGLNEKTDLVYIIPESEIDIIEQKGIVRFKKAYQASDTLKSESEELSRNSDIEGLDINAFITTDKNAKFKVIVDQQRGDYLTVSGDTDLNFSMRKNGAISLNGNVEVDNGYYQLSLYDLVKRRFDIESGSRISWSGDPYEASLDLTAIYKTETAVNTLMEDQISSASSQIKTQYKQRLPFLVQLFVDGNLTKPEISFGLDMPQNSKGALGGNVYQQIQFINADENRLNKQVFSLLVLNQFFPTGSSSNGTNSEAIARSSASQILSNQLNKLSNQYVKGVNLNLDLNSYEDYQSGSAQDRTQLDLSLSKNLFNNRFRVEVGSQVDLEGQQRTNQQATDIIGNILVEYLLTEDGRYRLKGYRKNEFEGLIEGKVTITGISIQFSKEFEKFNELWQSNSEEDN, from the coding sequence TTGAAAAGAACCGCAAAGATCATATCATATATAGTAGCTAGCATTGTATTGCTATTTGTGGTCTTCATATTTTCCTTAAGAATTCCATCAGTTCAGCAAAAAATCACCAATTATGCTACAAATTATGTGAGCGATAAAACGCACACAAAGTTTGAGATTAATAAACTATACATTACATTTTTAGGTGCTGCCCAGATAGAAGGAATATATGTTGAAGACCAACGGAATGACACCCTTTTATATGCAAAATCAATTTTAGTGGATCTTGCCTGGAAACCATTAATAGATGGAAATATATATGTTAAATCTTTAGAACTTGACGGTTTAACTGCAAGAGTATATAATCAATTACCCGATAGCAGCTTTAATTATCAATTCATAATTGAAGCCTTTTCTTCCGAGCAAAATACTAAGCAGAATGAAAAGAGTGAAAACACATCCCCCACTTCTATTATTGTTGATAATATCACTTTAAATAATATTGACTTAGGGTATAAAAACATTGCAGTGGGATTGAAAACCTATTTAAAATTGAAAAAATTAAAGCTTGCTTTTAGTGATTTCAATTTAGATAGTATGGAATTTAATGTTGATAATTTTGTAATTTCTGGGCTCAACGGAGGCTATTCTCAAGTTAAGCCCTTTTCTGAATCAGTGAATGATACATCTGAAGTTATTCTACCTAAGATTAAGTTAAGTACGCTTAATTTTCGAGATATTAATTTAAGGTATAATACCGCTTTTGATAGCTTAAATATCAATTCTTTTATTAATTTCATTAAGCTAGAAAACGCTCAATTGAATCTAAAAACTAATTCCCTATCTATAGGAAGTTTTGATAACCAGATTGATCATTTTCATATGACTTTAGGTCAAACAAATGATTCTTCCTCTTCTGAAAAAAATAAGGCTCCTTCCAAATTCGAATTTCCTGACTACCAGTTTCAATTTGACAAATTTAATTTCAATTTAGCGGATTTAATTATTAAATCATTTCCTAATTCTCAACCTAGTCCTTATTTTAATCCTGATTATTTAGCCTACCAAAATATAGGTTTTCATATAGATGAAGGCCGTTACAAACCGAATAATATTAATATTTCATCATTCCAATTCAATGCTAAAGATCAAGATCAATTTCAATTAAAAACCTTATCAGGAGGGATTATACTAGATAATAATACTATTTCAATTAGTGACATTAACTTAGAAACCAATCATTCTATATTACAATCAAATTTAAAAGTAAAGTACAATTCTATAGATTCATTAATCAAAGGAAGCTTTCATAAAACAGATTTTAATTTAAAAGTACAGTTACCTACTTCTTTAAATATTAGAGATGCTTATTATTTTTCTCCTGACTTAGCCAAAGACAGCACTATTATAGCATTATCAAAATCACCAATCAAAATTTATGGTGGTATAAAAGGAAATGAAAACTCACTAGATGTAGAGCAATTGCATTTATTATATGGGAAAGAAAGTTCTCTATCTATCAAATCTGAAATCAATAATTGGCAAAATGTAGAAAACCTTTCTGCATCGATTCAAAATCTTAACCTTAACACTTCTATTTCAGATTTTAATGATTTGATACCATTTAAGTATCCTGACCATTATCCTAAAAAGGTAGAATTAAACGCTAAAGGAAATTATAAAAATGGTATAATAAGTACTGATTTAATTGCTTTTCTTGATAAGAAAAGTTCAATAGACATTAAAGGGAATTACAATACGAACACTCCTAGTGATTATAAGGCCCAAATAAAATTATCAAAACTAGAATTGGGAAAGTGGCTTCAGGATACCGTAAAATTTAATACAGCAGATATTGATTTAAAAGTTGAGGGTGAAGGACTTATTCCAAAAGATATGAATACCAATCTGAATATGGCTATTAATAATTTCAGTTATTTATCTAATCAAATGGAAAGTATAAGTCTAAATGCCTCTCTCATTAAGAACGAATTCATTTTAAATACTGATTATTCAGATGCTATAGCCGACCTGTCCTTCAAAACTACTGGATATATTGATACGGTAAAGCAAAAGCTAAACATTAATGCAGATATAAAGAAATTAGATCTATTCGCTTTTGGCATTGCTGATAGTGCTGTCTTTGCAGCTACAAAAACAGATATAAATATTGAACTGGATAGTGCTTATCAGTTAATAACAGGAAATATAACAGATACAAAAATCACTAGTACAAACCAAAGCTATTCATTTCCTCCTTTATTATTTGAAACGAATAATTCTACAATAAACTCTTATGCTTATTTGAGTTTAGATGAATCATTTATTGATATAAAACTTAACCATAGCTTTCAGGAATTATCTAACTACAATTTAGAGGCATCAAAACTCCAAAAGGCTAAAATATTTGAAGTAGATAATACTGAAAACCCAATGGATTTATCTTTTAATTTGAATTTAAAAGATAATCAAAGTATCTCTTCTCTTCTACCCGCTGATGTAAACTTTAAGCCTGTGGTAGGGAAAGGGAAATATAATAGCGAAAATGAATTGATTGATTTTAACTTAAGTATCGAAAAGTTTCATTATGGAAATATCGATTTAGATAGTCTCTCAATAAAGCTTGATAATTCAGCTGATGAGTTTCACATTAACACAAATTTCAAAAGAATCAATTCAGGTGATATCAGTATTTTTCCAACTCAATTAAGCACTGATATTACACCTGAAAAAGCATTTTTTAATCTGTTTATGCAAGATGAGATGGCTGATAGTTTATTCTCTGTTAATGCAGTAGCACTTAGAAAAACAGATTCACTTTTTTGGTCTATCAAAAATGAAAACTTAATTCTCAATGCTGAAAAATGGAAAATACATCCCGAAAACGAGATTTATTTTGATGCCTCCAGTGTTAAAATTCAAAACCTGATTTTCGAAAGAAATAAGCAATATTTTGAATTAAAGACTACAATCAATAATGCTATTACTTCACTTAACTTAGACTTTGAAAACTTTCGAATCGAAAATATTTTTGCCATTATCAATGCAGAGGAAAGTCCTGTAAATGGAATTTTAGATGGAGATATCCACCTCAATAATTTGAAAGATCTAAATTCTTTTACTTCAGATTTAAAAATTGATAGCCTGAAAATATACAATACTGCTGTTGGGGTATTGAATGTAAATGCACAGCAAAATAAGGAAAACAGGTATCAGTTTAATGTCAATTCTGTAGGTGAAGTAAGTCTACGATCTGAAGGATGGCTAGATTTGAATGATGAATTACCAACTTTTGATATTAAATTAGATATGGACAGTGTTTCACTACCATTTTTAGCAAGTTTTTCAGAAGGTTTAATTCGAGAAACAAGTGGAAACTTAATCGGTAAATTCAACATAAAAGGTAATACAGAAAATTTTGATTATAGTGGAAATTTAAAATTTGAATCCGCTTCCTTATTTTTTCCATATCTTAATATGGCATACGAATTACCTGATGAAGAAATAAATCTAAAAAACGAAAAAATAGTATTGAACAACTTTACTATACTGGATCAGCAGAAAAACAAACTAGTTCTAAATGGAAGATTTACAACTAAAAACATTTTTAATCCTACCTTCGACCTAAAGCTAAAAGCTGAAAACTTTCAGTTGTTGAATACTACTCAAAAAGAAAGTGATTTATTTTATGGTCAGGCATTCTTCAACGCAGATTTAAATTGGGTAGGAAGTCTAAATCAATCAAAACTTCAGGCAAATATTGGACTTAATGAAAAAACGGATTTAGTCTATATTATTCCTGAAAGTGAAATAGATATAATTGAACAAAAAGGAATAGTACGCTTTAAAAAAGCATACCAAGCCTCTGATACATTAAAATCTGAATCTGAAGAATTAAGCAGAAACTCTGATATTGAAGGACTTGATATTAATGCTTTTATAACAACAGATAAAAATGCAAAATTCAAGGTGATTGTTGATCAACAAAGAGGTGATTATCTAACTGTTTCTGGCGATACAGATTTAAATTTTAGCATGCGTAAGAATGGCGCCATAAGCCTAAACGGTAATGTGGAAGTGGATAATGGGTATTATCAATTAAGTTTATACGATCTAGTAAAAAGAAGATTTGATATTGAATCTGGCAGTAGAATCAGTTGGTCTGGTGATCCTTATGAAGCTTCCTTGGATTTAACTGCTATATATAAAACTGAAACAGCGGTAAATACTTTAATGGAAGACCAAATTTCTTCTGCATCCTCACAAATAAAAACTCAATATAAACAAAGATTGCCTTTTCTAGTCCAGCTTTTTGTGGATGGAAATTTAACGAAACCAGAAATTTCATTTGGATTAGACATGCCTCAAAATAGTAAAGGTGCATTAGGAGGAAATGTGTATCAACAAATTCAGTTCATTAATGCTGATGAAAATAGACTGAATAAACAGGTGTTTTCATTATTAGTGCTCAATCAATTTTTTCCTACTGGAAGTAGCAGTAATGGCACAAACTCAGAAGCTATAGCTAGAAGTAGTGCCAGTCAAATTTTAAGTAATCAACTCAACAAATTAAGCAATCAGTATGTAAAAGGCGTTAACCTAAACCTAGATTTAAATTCCTATGAAGACTACCAAAGCGGCAGTGCTCAAGATCGAACTCAGCTAGATTTAAGCCTGAGTAAAAACCTATTTAATAACCGATTTAGAGTGGAAGTTGGAAGTCAGGTTGATCTGGAAGGACAACAAAGAACTAATCAACAAGCTACGGATATAATTGGTAATATTTTAGTAGAATATTTATTGACTGAAGATGGTAGATATAGACTGAAAGGTTACCGCAAAAATGAATTTGAAGGCTTAATTGAAGGAAAAGTTACTATTACAGGAATCTCAATTCAATTCAGTAAAGAATTTGAGAAGTTTAATGAATTATGGCAAAGCAATTCTGAAGAAGATAATTGA